A genomic window from Periweissella cryptocerci includes:
- a CDS encoding NAD(P)/FAD-dependent oxidoreductase, whose product MMDFDVLFIGSGQAAWNGAIPMSQAGLKVGVIEQDRFGGVCSNYGCNAKIILDRPVELQRQVQQLVGRGFNEVPALNWADMMAHKHEIIDSQSYNNENKLVKNNVTTIHGTATIVDQRTVTVGADTYTTDKLVIATGQHSHRLDIPGSEFLHDSSDFLDLATMPKHISFLGGGFVALEFATIANALGAQVDIIVRGTQVLKGFYQPYVKQLVADLSARGVRFFYNQTIAGVTQDADGLVIMSEKDLNMRTDYVVDATGRVATVAGFGLETIGVTTNQHGIVVDEYMQTNVPGVYATGDVVGKRQPKITPVAAYESQYLAKLLTGQTSAPIDYPVIPTTVFTSPRLAQVGVSPAEMTPENGYYQQKFTHVTDWYHQVGNQTSGELTLVFNAEHRLIGVVDLSDDAPDTINALAPYIELGLTAEQVERLIYIFPSVAHRAVTRL is encoded by the coding sequence ATGATGGATTTTGACGTATTATTTATTGGTAGTGGGCAAGCAGCTTGGAACGGGGCGATCCCGATGAGTCAAGCCGGTCTGAAAGTTGGCGTGATTGAACAAGATCGATTTGGTGGCGTGTGCTCGAATTATGGGTGCAATGCGAAAATTATTCTCGACCGACCAGTAGAACTACAACGCCAAGTGCAACAATTAGTTGGCCGCGGTTTCAATGAAGTCCCAGCGTTGAATTGGGCGGATATGATGGCGCATAAGCATGAAATCATCGACAGCCAATCATATAACAATGAAAACAAATTAGTTAAAAATAATGTTACAACGATTCATGGAACCGCAACAATCGTCGACCAGCGTACAGTCACGGTTGGTGCCGATACGTATACCACCGACAAATTGGTTATCGCCACTGGGCAACACTCACATCGGTTGGATATTCCCGGAAGTGAATTCCTACATGATAGTTCAGATTTTTTAGATTTAGCAACGATGCCTAAGCATATCAGCTTTCTGGGTGGTGGGTTCGTGGCGCTGGAATTTGCAACGATTGCGAATGCTTTAGGTGCCCAAGTTGATATTATTGTGCGTGGTACGCAAGTGCTGAAGGGGTTTTATCAACCATATGTTAAACAACTAGTGGCGGACTTGAGTGCCCGCGGTGTCCGTTTTTTCTATAACCAAACAATTGCTGGGGTGACCCAAGATGCAGATGGCTTGGTAATCATGAGTGAAAAAGACCTGAATATGCGCACGGATTATGTCGTTGATGCGACTGGCCGTGTGGCAACGGTTGCCGGCTTTGGTTTGGAAACAATTGGGGTTACGACTAATCAACATGGGATTGTCGTTGATGAATACATGCAAACGAATGTACCAGGTGTCTATGCAACTGGGGATGTGGTCGGTAAACGGCAGCCAAAAATCACACCAGTCGCGGCCTATGAATCACAGTATCTAGCTAAATTATTGACAGGTCAAACAAGCGCACCGATTGATTATCCGGTCATTCCAACGACGGTTTTCACATCACCACGGTTAGCCCAAGTAGGCGTTTCACCAGCCGAGATGACACCAGAGAATGGGTATTATCAACAAAAATTCACGCATGTGACTGACTGGTATCACCAAGTTGGTAACCAAACTAGTGGTGAATTGACGTTAGTATTTAATGCTGAACATCGCTTAATTGGGGTCGTTGATTTGAGCGATGATGCTCCGGACACGATTAATGCGTTGGCACCATATATTGAATTAGGGTTAACAGCTGAACAAGTCGAACGGTTGATTTACATCTTCCCTAGCGTTGCACATCGCGCGGTAACACGCCTTTAA
- a CDS encoding bacteriocin immunity protein: MHNEKRIALGKNSEELVDVLYNSIDMTNNTKLTELKAVLLKVFKHLQAGEAPEGLLNKLVNYINFNAYTEGYYFTDEQQQIIRELTDIGNRAGVNSRYRSNYGDVSQF, from the coding sequence ATGCATAATGAAAAACGAATCGCACTTGGCAAAAATTCTGAGGAGTTAGTTGATGTTTTGTATAATAGCATCGACATGACAAACAATACTAAGTTGACTGAATTAAAAGCCGTTTTGCTAAAAGTATTCAAGCATCTGCAGGCCGGTGAAGCGCCCGAAGGTTTACTGAATAAGTTGGTCAATTATATCAACTTTAACGCATACACTGAGGGGTATTACTTTACTGATGAGCAGCAGCAAATAATTCGCGAATTAACTGATATTGGTAATCGAGCTGGGGTTAATAGCCGGTATCGTTCCAATTACGGGGATGTTTCGCAATTTTAG